The following proteins are encoded in a genomic region of Streptomyces lunaelactis:
- a CDS encoding carbohydrate ABC transporter permease yields the protein MSAPTLSPHKAAPPPGRGAGSRPNASREAFVRDLRRNLSAHGFLIGAVLCFSFFSWYPMVREFILAFQKTEGGETTWAGWSNLTTVLNDPAFWQAWRNTLLFTGLALVLGFAVPFVVALVLNEFRHAQGYLRLLVYLPVMLPPVASVLLFKYLYDPGYGLFNRVLELLHLPQQQWLQDPDTSMLSVVIAATWMNMGGATLIYLAALQGIPGELYEAAELDGAGVLRKIWYVTIPQTRLILSLMLLMQIIATMQVFTEPFLLTNGAGPEGSTTTVVYLIYQYAFNFNNYGSAAALGLILLVLLAGFSAAYVRLSRGGEDE from the coding sequence ATGTCGGCTCCCACCCTCTCCCCGCACAAGGCCGCACCGCCCCCGGGGCGCGGTGCCGGGTCCCGTCCGAACGCCTCCCGCGAGGCGTTCGTACGGGACCTGCGCCGCAATCTCTCGGCACACGGCTTCCTGATCGGCGCCGTGCTCTGCTTCTCGTTCTTCTCCTGGTATCCGATGGTCAGGGAGTTCATTCTGGCCTTCCAGAAGACCGAGGGCGGAGAGACCACCTGGGCCGGCTGGTCCAACCTGACCACCGTCCTCAACGACCCGGCCTTCTGGCAGGCCTGGCGCAACACCCTGCTCTTCACCGGTCTCGCACTGGTTCTCGGCTTCGCCGTTCCGTTCGTCGTCGCCCTCGTGCTCAACGAATTCCGGCACGCCCAGGGCTACTTGCGGCTGCTGGTCTATCTGCCGGTGATGCTCCCGCCGGTCGCGTCCGTCCTGCTCTTCAAGTATCTGTACGACCCCGGATACGGACTCTTCAACCGCGTCCTGGAGCTGCTGCACCTCCCGCAGCAGCAGTGGCTGCAGGACCCCGACACCTCCATGCTCTCGGTGGTCATCGCCGCGACCTGGATGAACATGGGCGGCGCCACGCTGATCTACCTCGCCGCACTGCAGGGCATACCGGGGGAGCTCTACGAGGCGGCCGAGCTCGACGGCGCCGGCGTGCTGCGCAAGATCTGGTACGTCACCATTCCGCAGACCCGGCTGATCCTCTCGCTGATGCTGCTGATGCAGATCATCGCGACGATGCAGGTCTTCACCGAGCCGTTCCTGCTCACCAACGGCGCGGGTCCCGAGGGATCGACGACGACCGTCGTCTACCTCATCTACCAGTACGCCTTCAACTTCAACAACTACGGCAGCGCGGCTGCGCTCGGTCTGATCCTGCTCGTACTGCTCGCGGGGTTCTCCGCGGCGTACGTACGGCTCAGCCGCGGCGGCGAGGACGAGTAG
- a CDS encoding carbohydrate ABC transporter permease: MTTRTLISPAQLARPRGKFLYWVVFVLVVGLFTLVFLGPLYWMVSGGLKTTQEVVQSPPTFLPKTVHPENYSRAWDVMDLSRLLFNTLYYAFGALAFQLILDVAAAYSLSKLRPVFGKAILAMMLVTLMIPATVLVVPQYLTVLDVPIVERNLLNSPWAIWLPSVTNAFNIFLLKRFFDSIPRELLDAASIDGASPLRTLRSVVLPISRPILGVVSIFAIVGVWKDFLWPMLTLPDPSKQTLNVGIYSLSNGVPENVLIAALTIASVPTLLIFLVFQRNIMSGLTAGGLKG; the protein is encoded by the coding sequence ATGACCACACGCACACTCATCTCACCGGCCCAACTCGCCCGGCCACGGGGCAAGTTCCTCTACTGGGTGGTCTTCGTCCTGGTCGTCGGGCTCTTCACGCTGGTCTTCCTCGGCCCGCTGTACTGGATGGTCTCCGGTGGTCTCAAGACCACCCAGGAGGTCGTCCAGTCACCGCCGACCTTCCTGCCGAAGACCGTGCACCCCGAGAACTACTCCCGGGCCTGGGATGTGATGGACCTGTCCCGGCTGCTGTTCAACACCCTCTACTACGCCTTCGGCGCGCTCGCCTTCCAGCTGATCCTCGATGTCGCCGCGGCCTACTCGCTCTCCAAGCTCCGGCCCGTGTTCGGCAAAGCCATCCTCGCGATGATGCTGGTCACGCTGATGATCCCGGCCACCGTCCTGGTCGTACCGCAGTATCTGACGGTGCTCGACGTGCCGATCGTCGAGCGCAATCTGCTCAACTCGCCCTGGGCGATCTGGCTTCCGTCCGTCACCAACGCCTTCAACATCTTCCTGCTGAAGCGGTTCTTCGACTCGATACCGCGTGAGCTCCTCGATGCCGCGTCCATCGACGGGGCGTCCCCGCTGCGGACCCTGCGGTCGGTCGTGCTGCCGATCTCCCGGCCGATCCTGGGCGTCGTCTCGATCTTCGCGATCGTCGGCGTCTGGAAGGACTTCCTCTGGCCGATGCTCACGCTGCCCGATCCGTCCAAACAGACACTCAACGTCGGCATCTACTCGCTCTCGAACGGAGTGCCCGAGAACGTGCTCATCGCCGCGCTGACCATCGCGTCCGTACCGACGCTGCTGATCTTCCTGGTCTTCCAGCGCAACATCATGAGCGGTCTCACGGCGGGCGGCCTCAAGGGCTGA
- a CDS encoding glycoside hydrolase family 13 protein, with translation MAAPHSDHTDVDRTDDWWRSAAIYQVYVRSFADGDGDGTGDLAGVRARLPHLAELGIDAIWFNPWYLSPMADGGYDVADYRAIDPAFGTLAEAEKLISEARELGIRTIIDIVPNHISDQHLWFRSALAAGPGSPERELFHFRPGRGERGELPPNNWPSQFSGETWTRVPDGEWYLHLFTPEQPDLNWDHPAVRQEHKDVLRFWFERGAAGVRIDSAALCAKDPALPDADEDDTAPYVDRDELHDIYRAWRAVADEYDGVLIGELWVPDPDRFSRYLRPDELHTAFNFDFLARPWDAAELRASIDTTLAYHAPVGAPATWVLCNHDVTRTVTRYGRDDTGFDFAKKRFGTPTDLAVGTRRARAAALLSLALPGSVYLFQGEELGLPEADIPRDRIQDPMHFSSGGVDPGRDGCRVPLPWVADAPYYGFGSETGPWLPQPADWASYAADRQEASGDSMLALYREALRLRRTEEGFGDGPLTWLRSAPGALAFVRTGGLICVVNLAGQPAELPGHTSVLLTSGPLDEDGRLPQDTAVWLRT, from the coding sequence GTGGCAGCCCCTCATTCCGATCACACGGACGTGGATCGCACGGACGACTGGTGGCGCAGCGCCGCCATCTATCAGGTGTACGTACGGAGTTTCGCCGACGGCGACGGCGACGGCACCGGCGATCTCGCGGGGGTGCGAGCCAGGCTGCCCCATCTCGCCGAACTGGGCATCGACGCGATCTGGTTCAACCCCTGGTACCTCTCCCCGATGGCCGACGGCGGCTATGACGTGGCCGACTACCGCGCCATCGACCCGGCCTTCGGCACCCTCGCCGAGGCCGAGAAGCTCATCAGCGAGGCCCGTGAGCTGGGCATCCGCACCATCATCGACATCGTCCCGAACCACATCTCGGACCAGCACCTGTGGTTCCGGTCGGCCCTCGCAGCGGGTCCCGGCAGTCCCGAGCGTGAGCTGTTCCACTTCCGTCCGGGCCGCGGTGAGAGGGGCGAACTGCCGCCCAACAACTGGCCGTCGCAGTTCTCGGGGGAGACCTGGACCAGGGTCCCCGACGGCGAGTGGTACCTGCACCTGTTCACACCGGAGCAGCCCGACCTGAACTGGGACCACCCGGCAGTACGCCAGGAGCACAAGGACGTGCTGCGCTTCTGGTTCGAGCGCGGAGCCGCCGGTGTACGGATCGACTCGGCCGCCCTGTGCGCCAAGGACCCCGCCCTGCCGGACGCCGACGAGGACGATACGGCCCCCTACGTCGACCGTGACGAGTTGCACGACATCTACCGCGCCTGGCGTGCCGTCGCCGACGAGTACGACGGGGTGCTCATCGGCGAGCTGTGGGTGCCCGACCCGGACCGCTTCTCCCGCTATCTGCGCCCGGACGAGCTGCACACGGCCTTCAACTTCGACTTCCTGGCCCGCCCTTGGGACGCCGCCGAGCTGCGCGCCTCCATCGACACCACGCTCGCGTACCACGCTCCGGTCGGCGCGCCCGCGACCTGGGTGCTGTGCAATCACGACGTGACGCGCACCGTCACCCGCTACGGGCGGGACGACACCGGCTTCGACTTCGCGAAGAAGCGCTTCGGCACCCCCACCGACCTGGCCGTCGGCACCCGGCGGGCGAGGGCCGCGGCCCTGCTGTCGCTCGCCCTGCCCGGCAGCGTCTATCTCTTCCAGGGCGAGGAACTGGGGCTGCCCGAGGCGGACATTCCCCGGGACCGCATCCAGGATCCGATGCACTTCAGCTCCGGCGGCGTGGATCCGGGGCGTGACGGCTGCCGGGTGCCGCTGCCGTGGGTGGCGGACGCGCCGTACTACGGATTCGGCTCGGAGACGGGGCCGTGGCTTCCGCAGCCCGCGGACTGGGCCTCGTACGCCGCCGACCGGCAGGAGGCGTCGGGGGACTCGATGCTTGCTCTCTACCGCGAGGCCCTGCGCCTGCGCCGTACCGAAGAAGGCTTCGGAGACGGGCCGCTGACCTGGCTGCGGTCCGCCCCGGGAGCCCTCGCCTTTGTCCGCACCGGCGGCCTGATCTGTGTCGTCAATCTCGCCGGGCAACCCGCCGAACTCCCCGGTCACACAAGCGTCCTGCTGACGAGCGGCCCCCTGGACGAGGACGGGCGGCTCCCCCAGGACACGGCGGTCTGGCTGCGGACCTGA
- a CDS encoding CobW family GTP-binding protein has protein sequence MAVRTAAEKPRGAPLSKPQIPVVVLAGFLGSGKTTLLNQLLRRNGGNRIGVIVNDFGSIEIDAMTVAGQVGSTVSLGNGCMCCAADASELDEYLQTLTRPAARIDVIVIEASGLAEPQELVKMLLASDNPRIVYGGLVEIVDAAEFGATRERHPEIDRHLAIADLVVLNKADRVGEAALDRLRGTLGEIGGGTPVITAQYGRVDAEVLFDPAARPEREERVRQLSFEDLYADEYNEHDHADHLHAAYESVDFTAQEPMNPRRLMDFLDTRPEGLYRIKGFVDFGAADPGNRYAVHAVGRFLRFYPEPWPRGAQRLTQLVLIGSGVDAGALRKELEACVQNEPQDIPDEHSMWGVLRFVPEEA, from the coding sequence ATGGCAGTCAGGACCGCAGCCGAGAAGCCCCGAGGTGCCCCCTTGAGCAAGCCGCAGATCCCCGTCGTCGTACTCGCGGGCTTTCTGGGGTCCGGCAAGACCACCCTGCTCAACCAGCTGCTCCGCCGCAACGGGGGCAACCGCATCGGCGTGATCGTCAATGACTTCGGGTCCATCGAGATCGACGCCATGACCGTCGCCGGGCAGGTCGGCTCGACCGTCTCCCTCGGGAACGGCTGTATGTGCTGCGCCGCCGACGCGAGCGAGCTGGACGAGTATCTTCAGACGCTCACCCGGCCCGCCGCGCGGATCGATGTCATCGTCATCGAGGCGAGCGGGCTCGCCGAGCCGCAGGAGCTCGTCAAGATGCTGCTGGCCAGCGACAATCCGCGCATTGTGTACGGGGGACTCGTCGAGATCGTCGACGCGGCCGAGTTCGGCGCCACCCGCGAGCGGCATCCCGAGATCGACCGGCATCTCGCGATCGCCGATCTGGTCGTCCTGAACAAGGCGGACCGGGTGGGGGAGGCGGCGCTGGACCGGCTGCGCGGCACGCTCGGCGAGATCGGCGGCGGCACGCCGGTGATCACCGCGCAGTACGGGCGGGTCGATGCGGAGGTTCTCTTCGACCCCGCCGCACGGCCGGAGCGCGAGGAGAGGGTGCGCCAGCTCTCCTTCGAGGACCTGTACGCGGACGAGTACAACGAGCATGATCACGCGGACCATCTGCACGCCGCGTACGAGAGCGTGGACTTCACCGCGCAGGAGCCCATGAACCCGCGCCGGCTCATGGACTTCCTCGACACCCGGCCCGAAGGGCTCTACCGGATCAAGGGCTTCGTCGACTTCGGCGCGGCCGACCCGGGCAACAGATACGCCGTGCACGCGGTCGGCCGCTTTCTGCGCTTCTACCCCGAGCCCTGGCCGCGCGGTGCTCAGCGACTCACTCAGCTGGTGCTCATCGGCTCCGGAGTCGACGCGGGTGCGCTGCGCAAGGAGCTGGAGGCCTGCGTACAGAACGAACCGCAGGACATCCCCGACGAGCACAGCATGTGGGGCGTCCTGCGGTTCGTACCGGAAGAGGCCTAG
- a CDS encoding DNA gyrase/topoisomerase IV subunit A has translation MARRSTKTPPPDDFEEKILDIDVVDEMQGSFLEYAYSVIYSRALPDARDGMKPVHRRIVYQMNEMGLRPDRGYVKCARVVGEVMGKLHPHGDASIYDALVRMAQPFSMRLPLVDGHGNFGSLGNDDPPAAMRYTECRMADATSLMTESIDEDTVDFESNYDGQEREPLALPAAYPNLLVNGASGIAVGMATNMPPHNLGEVIAAARHLIKHPGADLETLMRFVPGPDLPTGGRIVGLSGIKDAYESGRGTFKIRATVAVEDVTARRKGLVVTELPFTVGPEKVIAKIKDLVSSKKLQGIADVKDLTDRSHGLRLVIEVKNGFIPEAVLEQLYKLTPMEESFGINNVALVDGQPLTLGLKELLEVYLDHRFNVVRRRSEFRRTKRRDRLHLVEGLLVALIDIDEVIRLIRSSDNSAQAKERLIEHFSLSEVQTQYILDTPLRRLTRFDRIELESERDRLTGEIDELTGILESDAELRKLVSSELAAVAKKFANERRTVLLESAGTPVAAVALEVADDPCRVLLSSTGLLARTANGEPLVDEGGKRAKHDVIISAVPATQRGDVGVVTSAGRLLRLAVIDLPQLPDTVSAPNLSGGAPIAEFLSLDEDETVVCLTTLDESSPGLALGTLQGVVKRVVPDYPANKDELEVITLKDGDRVVGGAELRTGEEDLVFITSDAQLLRYQASQVRPQGRAAGGMAGIKLTDGAGVISFTAVDPAADAVVFTIAGSHGSPADSETTAKLTPFDQYPRKGRATGGVRCQRFLKGEDVLVLAWAGAAPARAAQKNGTPAELPEPDPRRDGSGTPLTSAVAVLAGPTG, from the coding sequence ATGGCCCGCCGCAGCACGAAGACCCCGCCTCCGGACGATTTCGAGGAGAAGATCCTCGACATCGACGTCGTCGACGAAATGCAGGGCTCCTTCCTCGAGTACGCGTACTCGGTGATCTACTCCCGGGCTCTGCCGGACGCCCGCGACGGCATGAAGCCGGTGCACCGCCGCATCGTGTACCAGATGAACGAGATGGGCCTGCGCCCCGACCGCGGCTATGTGAAGTGCGCCCGCGTCGTAGGCGAGGTCATGGGTAAGTTGCACCCGCACGGCGACGCGTCGATCTACGACGCCCTGGTGCGGATGGCACAGCCGTTCTCGATGCGCCTGCCGCTGGTCGACGGCCATGGGAACTTCGGCTCCCTCGGCAACGACGACCCGCCGGCCGCCATGCGGTACACCGAGTGCCGGATGGCCGACGCCACCAGCCTGATGACGGAGTCGATCGACGAGGACACCGTCGACTTCGAGTCGAACTACGACGGCCAGGAGCGCGAGCCCCTCGCGCTGCCAGCCGCCTACCCGAACCTGCTGGTCAACGGCGCGTCCGGGATCGCGGTCGGCATGGCGACGAACATGCCCCCGCACAATCTGGGCGAGGTCATCGCCGCCGCGCGCCATCTGATCAAGCACCCGGGCGCGGACCTCGAGACGCTGATGCGCTTCGTCCCCGGACCCGACCTGCCGACCGGTGGCCGGATCGTGGGCCTGAGCGGAATCAAGGACGCGTACGAATCCGGCCGCGGCACCTTCAAGATCCGCGCGACGGTCGCGGTGGAGGACGTCACCGCGCGCCGCAAGGGTCTGGTCGTCACCGAGCTGCCCTTCACGGTCGGCCCGGAGAAGGTGATCGCGAAGATCAAGGACCTGGTCTCGTCGAAGAAGCTCCAGGGCATCGCTGACGTCAAGGACCTCACCGACCGTTCGCACGGCCTGCGCCTGGTCATCGAGGTGAAGAACGGCTTCATCCCCGAGGCCGTGCTGGAGCAGCTCTACAAGCTGACGCCGATGGAGGAGTCCTTCGGCATCAACAATGTGGCGCTGGTGGACGGCCAGCCGCTCACCCTCGGCCTCAAGGAGCTGCTGGAGGTCTATCTCGACCACCGCTTCAATGTCGTGCGGCGGCGCAGCGAGTTCCGGCGGACCAAGCGGCGCGACCGGCTGCATCTGGTCGAGGGCCTGCTCGTCGCGCTGATCGACATCGACGAGGTCATCCGCCTCATCCGGTCGAGTGACAATTCCGCGCAGGCGAAGGAGCGGCTGATCGAGCACTTCTCGCTCAGCGAGGTCCAGACCCAGTACATTCTGGATACTCCGCTCCGCCGGCTGACCCGGTTCGACCGGATCGAGCTGGAGAGCGAGCGCGACCGGCTCACCGGCGAGATCGACGAGCTGACCGGGATCCTGGAATCGGACGCCGAGCTGCGCAAGCTGGTCTCCTCCGAACTGGCCGCGGTGGCGAAGAAGTTCGCCAACGAGCGGCGCACGGTACTGCTGGAGTCGGCGGGCACGCCGGTGGCGGCGGTGGCGCTCGAGGTGGCGGACGACCCGTGCCGGGTGCTGCTGTCCTCGACCGGCCTGCTGGCCCGTACGGCCAACGGCGAGCCGCTGGTGGACGAGGGCGGCAAGCGCGCCAAGCACGATGTGATCATCTCGGCCGTGCCGGCGACGCAGCGCGGCGACGTGGGTGTGGTCACTTCGGCCGGTCGGCTGCTGCGGCTCGCGGTGATCGATCTGCCGCAGCTGCCGGACACGGTGTCCGCGCCCAACCTCTCGGGCGGGGCGCCGATCGCGGAGTTCCTGTCGCTGGACGAGGACGAGACGGTCGTCTGTCTGACCACGCTCGACGAGTCCTCGCCGGGCCTCGCACTCGGCACGCTGCAGGGTGTGGTCAAGCGCGTCGTGCCCGACTACCCGGCGAACAAGGACGAGTTGGAGGTCATCACCCTCAAGGACGGTGACCGGGTCGTCGGCGGTGCCGAGCTGCGTACGGGCGAAGAGGACCTGGTCTTCATCACCTCCGACGCCCAGCTGCTGCGCTACCAGGCCTCGCAGGTGCGGCCACAGGGCCGGGCGGCGGGCGGTATGGCCGGTATCAAGCTGACGGACGGCGCCGGGGTGATCTCGTTCACGGCGGTGGACCCGGCCGCGGACGCGGTGGTCTTCACGATCGCGGGCTCGCACGGCTCGCCGGCCGACTCGGAGACGACGGCGAAGCTGACGCCGTTCGACCAGTATCCGCGCAAGGGCCGGGCCACCGGCGGGGTGCGCTGTCAGCGCTTCCTCAAGGGTGAGGACGTGCTGGTGCTCGCCTGGGCGGGCGCGGCTCCCGCTCGTGCGGCGCAGAAGAACGGCACACCGGCCGAGCTCCCGGAGCCGGATCCGCGCCGCGACGGCTCGGGTACGCCGCTGACATCGGCGGTGGCGGTTCTGGCTGGCCCAACCGGCTAG
- a CDS encoding M16 family metallopeptidase, which produces MPMGHTATAQAGSGGLTATEHRLANGLRVVLSEDHLTPVAAVCLWYDVGSRHEVKGRTGLAHLFEHLMFQGSKQVHGNGHFELVQGAGGSLNGTTSFERTNYFETMPTHQLELALWLEADRMGSLLAALDDESMENQRDVVKNERRQRYDNVPYGTAFEKLTALAYPEGHPYHHTPIGSMADLDAATLEDARAFFRTYYAPNNAVLSVVGDIDPAQTLAWIETYFGSIPSHDGKQPPRDGSLPENIGEQLREEIVEEVPARALMAAYRLPHDGTRECDAADLALTVLGGGESSRLHNRLVRRDQTAVAAGFGLLRLAGAPSLGWLDVKTSGGVEVPQIEAAVDEELARFAAEGPTPEEMERAQAQLEREWLDRLGTVAGRADELCRYAVLFGDPQLALTAVQRVLDVTAEEVQAVAKARLRPDNRAVLVYEPLSADDGDASDSDENDEHEGADQ; this is translated from the coding sequence ATGCCCATGGGTCACACGGCCACAGCGCAGGCCGGTTCCGGCGGCCTGACAGCGACCGAGCACCGGCTGGCCAACGGCCTGCGCGTGGTGCTCTCCGAGGACCACCTGACCCCGGTCGCCGCGGTCTGCCTCTGGTACGACGTCGGCTCGCGCCACGAGGTCAAGGGCCGTACCGGCCTTGCCCACCTCTTCGAGCACCTGATGTTCCAGGGCTCGAAGCAGGTCCACGGCAATGGCCACTTCGAGCTGGTGCAGGGGGCCGGCGGCTCGTTGAACGGCACCACCAGCTTCGAGCGCACCAATTACTTCGAGACGATGCCCACCCACCAGCTGGAGCTGGCGCTCTGGCTGGAGGCCGACCGGATGGGCTCGCTGCTCGCCGCCCTCGACGACGAGTCGATGGAGAACCAGCGCGACGTCGTCAAGAACGAGCGCCGCCAGCGCTACGACAACGTCCCGTACGGCACGGCCTTCGAGAAGCTGACCGCCCTCGCCTACCCGGAGGGCCACCCGTACCACCACACCCCGATCGGCTCGATGGCCGACCTGGACGCGGCGACCCTCGAGGACGCGCGCGCCTTCTTCCGTACGTACTACGCGCCGAACAACGCCGTGCTGTCGGTCGTCGGCGACATCGACCCGGCGCAGACGCTCGCCTGGATCGAGACGTACTTCGGCTCCATCCCCTCCCACGACGGCAAGCAGCCGCCGCGCGACGGTTCGCTCCCGGAGAACATCGGTGAGCAGCTGCGCGAGGAGATCGTCGAGGAGGTCCCGGCGCGCGCGCTGATGGCCGCCTACCGCCTGCCGCACGACGGCACGCGCGAGTGCGACGCCGCCGACCTGGCGCTCACCGTCCTCGGCGGCGGCGAGTCCTCGCGGCTGCACAACCGCCTGGTGCGCCGTGACCAGACGGCCGTCGCGGCCGGCTTCGGCCTGCTGCGCCTGGCCGGAGCACCCTCGCTGGGCTGGCTGGACGTCAAGACGTCGGGCGGTGTCGAGGTCCCGCAGATCGAGGCCGCGGTCGACGAGGAGCTCGCGCGGTTCGCCGCGGAGGGCCCCACGCCCGAGGAGATGGAGCGCGCGCAGGCCCAGTTGGAGCGCGAGTGGCTGGACCGGCTCGGTACGGTCGCCGGCCGCGCCGACGAACTGTGCCGGTACGCCGTGCTGTTCGGCGACCCGCAGCTGGCGCTGACCGCCGTACAGCGGGTGCTGGATGTCACCGCCGAAGAGGTGCAGGCCGTCGCCAAGGCCCGGCTGCGCCCCGACAACAGGGCCGTACTGGTCTATGAGCCGCTCTCCGCGGACGACGGTGACGCGAGCGACAGCGACGAGAACGACGAGCACGAAGGGGCGGACCAGTGA